One window of Paenibacillus sp. FSL K6-3182 genomic DNA carries:
- a CDS encoding TIGR01440 family protein, translating into MNVDENVQLGSIAEQVEQIVRELAAAGKLGMSQLLVIGVSTSEVLGHRIGTSGTIETAAQIYAGVEAVRSEVGFIPVYQCCEHLNRALVIDQPSAERLGLDIVGAVPVPKAGGSMAAYAYRQLKEPCLVETVQAHAGIDIGDTFIGMHLKRVAVPVRPTIREIGGAHVTMAITRPKLIGGSRAVYELSENITAEQSAGTCE; encoded by the coding sequence ATGAACGTAGACGAAAACGTACAGCTAGGAAGCATTGCAGAACAGGTTGAGCAAATTGTTAGGGAACTGGCAGCGGCAGGCAAGCTTGGTATGAGTCAGCTGCTAGTAATCGGTGTAAGTACTAGTGAGGTGCTTGGTCATCGCATTGGCACTTCGGGAACCATTGAAACGGCTGCACAAATTTACGCAGGCGTTGAAGCGGTTCGCAGCGAAGTTGGCTTTATTCCCGTTTATCAATGCTGTGAGCATCTGAATCGCGCGCTTGTCATTGATCAACCTTCCGCAGAACGATTGGGGCTTGATATTGTAGGTGCAGTGCCAGTGCCTAAAGCGGGCGGCTCCATGGCAGCCTATGCCTATCGTCAGCTGAAGGAGCCTTGTTTGGTGGAAACGGTGCAGGCGCATGCGGGCATCGATATTGGTGATACGTTTATCGGTATGCATTTGAAGCGGGTGGCTGTTCCCGTTCGTCCGACGATTCGTGAAATTGGCGGAGCGCATGTCACGATGGCTATCACAAGGCCAAAGTTAATAGGCGGCTCCCGAGCAGTATACGAGCTCAGCGAGAATATAACGGCGGAGCAATCTGCTGGAACTTGCGAATAG
- a CDS encoding L-threonylcarbamoyladenylate synthase, protein MTKTNVWRVKQAHDSQLREQLSEAASQLREGGIIAFPTETVYGLGADARSSAAVERIFTAKGRPSDNPLIVHIAGRKQLDELVLPYSELASSLMEQFWPGPLTIVLPVREDALSPLVTAGLSTVGIRIPDHRTALALLEIADCPIAAPSANRSGRPSPTLAEHVLEDLDGRIDGLVDDGATGVGLESTVIELAGEHGIRILRPGGITREALQEAAPHALIDSASIEEPESAPRSPGMKYTHYAPQGELELVQGQFEAVAAYIGDQVEAAKKRGEVTGVLAFEERLNCYDADHVFSLGSEAELGTAAHQLYAALRDFDGAGAQRIWAEGCTEHGIGAALMNRLAKAAGNRIIRV, encoded by the coding sequence ATGACTAAAACAAATGTATGGCGCGTAAAGCAGGCTCATGATTCTCAGCTGCGTGAACAATTATCGGAAGCTGCCAGCCAATTAAGAGAAGGCGGTATTATTGCTTTCCCTACAGAGACGGTTTATGGGCTTGGCGCGGATGCTCGCAGCTCAGCGGCGGTTGAGCGGATATTCACCGCAAAGGGACGTCCATCGGACAACCCTCTCATTGTGCATATTGCGGGTCGCAAGCAGTTAGATGAGCTGGTGCTGCCGTATTCTGAGCTGGCTTCATCGTTGATGGAACAGTTTTGGCCAGGACCACTTACCATTGTACTGCCCGTTCGTGAGGATGCGTTATCGCCGCTCGTAACGGCAGGACTGTCTACCGTTGGTATTCGAATACCGGATCATAGAACAGCGCTTGCGCTCCTTGAGATCGCAGATTGTCCAATTGCTGCACCAAGTGCCAATCGTTCTGGAAGGCCAAGCCCAACACTTGCTGAGCATGTGCTGGAGGATCTGGATGGGCGGATCGATGGTCTTGTTGATGACGGTGCAACAGGCGTTGGCCTGGAATCTACTGTAATTGAGCTTGCTGGCGAGCATGGCATTCGTATTTTACGGCCAGGCGGCATTACGCGCGAAGCGCTTCAAGAAGCGGCACCCCATGCGTTGATTGATAGTGCCTCGATAGAAGAACCGGAGTCGGCTCCGCGATCGCCAGGCATGAAATATACTCATTATGCGCCACAAGGGGAGCTTGAGCTTGTGCAAGGCCAATTTGAAGCTGTCGCAGCGTATATTGGAGATCAAGTAGAAGCTGCAAAGAAGCGCGGCGAGGTAACTGGCGTACTTGCTTTCGAAGAGAGATTGAATTGCTACGATGCAGATCATGTTTTCTCATTAGGCAGCGAGGCGGAGCTTGGCACAGCAGCCCATCAGCTTTATGCGGCATTGCGAGATTTTGACGGGGCAGGCGCTCAGCGTATTTGGGCAGAAGGCTGCACGGAGCATGGCATCGGCGCTGCGCTGATGAATCGGTTAGCCAAAGCGGCTGGAAACCGAATTATTCGTGTATAG
- the rpiB gene encoding ribose 5-phosphate isomerase B has product MKIAIGADHAGYRLKDEVVPFLQSLGHEIEDLGCNCDQSVDYPDYALPVCDLVTSGKAERGILICGTGIGMSIAANKVRGIRCALVNDMFSAKATREHNDTNVLALGERVIGPGVALEIIRIWLETPFSNGERHVGRVSKVKQIEEQYSSQS; this is encoded by the coding sequence TTGAAAATTGCTATTGGTGCTGACCATGCAGGTTATCGTTTGAAGGATGAAGTTGTACCGTTTCTTCAATCGCTTGGTCATGAAATTGAAGATCTTGGTTGCAACTGTGACCAATCCGTCGATTATCCGGACTATGCATTGCCCGTATGCGACCTTGTTACGAGCGGCAAAGCAGAGCGCGGTATACTCATTTGTGGAACAGGTATCGGCATGTCGATTGCGGCTAATAAAGTACGCGGCATCCGCTGTGCGCTTGTGAATGATATGTTCTCAGCCAAAGCCACTCGGGAGCATAATGATACAAATGTTTTGGCGCTTGGGGAACGAGTGATCGGTCCTGGAGTGGCACTCGAAATTATTCGCATATGGCTTGAAACGCCGTTCTCAAATGGAGAACGTCATGTCGGTCGTGTTAGTAAAGTGAAACAAATTGAAGAACAGTACAGCAGCCAGTCCTAA
- a CDS encoding ABC transporter permease, with product MIKYVSKKFLSMFVSLFVLASATFFLMKIIPGDPFIREKAIPEKIREHLLQMYGLDQPVWKQYLMYLNNLLHGDLGMSMKQQYMSVTRIIKESFIYSAQIGLFAVIVSLALGLILGIVAALNHRKFLDSFTIVIAVLGVSIPNFLAASILQFVLGSKLRWLNVSGLNDPTDFIMPVLALSFLPAAFIARLTRSTMLEVLSADYIKTARAKGLSGRIILVRHALRNAILPVVTYIGPMTANIITGSVVVEQIFGIGGIGKYFVQSITNRDYTLIMGLTLFYGIILMVARFLTDVAYGFVDPRIKLTRGGGKG from the coding sequence TTGATAAAATATGTATCCAAGAAGTTTCTGTCCATGTTTGTCTCGTTGTTTGTTCTTGCGTCCGCTACGTTCTTTCTTATGAAAATTATCCCGGGCGATCCCTTCATTAGGGAGAAGGCTATTCCTGAGAAAATAAGGGAGCACCTCTTGCAAATGTACGGCCTTGATCAGCCGGTATGGAAACAATACTTGATGTATTTGAACAATTTGCTTCATGGCGACTTAGGGATGTCAATGAAGCAGCAATATATGTCCGTTACTCGCATTATTAAAGAAAGCTTTATTTACTCTGCGCAAATCGGCCTTTTTGCTGTTATTGTGTCGCTAGCATTAGGTTTGATTCTGGGCATCGTTGCAGCTCTTAATCATCGTAAATTTTTGGATAGCTTCACGATTGTTATTGCAGTGCTTGGGGTATCGATTCCCAACTTTTTGGCAGCATCAATTTTACAGTTCGTCCTAGGCAGCAAGCTGCGTTGGCTCAATGTATCGGGACTTAACGATCCTACAGATTTTATTATGCCTGTTCTTGCGCTTTCGTTTCTTCCAGCTGCATTTATCGCGCGTCTGACGCGCTCAACGATGCTAGAAGTACTATCCGCTGATTACATTAAGACCGCTCGTGCTAAAGGTCTCAGCGGCCGCATTATTTTGGTTCGTCATGCTCTACGCAATGCTATTTTGCCAGTAGTAACTTATATCGGACCGATGACCGCTAACATTATTACCGGTTCTGTCGTTGTCGAACAAATTTTTGGTATAGGTGGAATTGGGAAATATTTTGTACAAAGTATTACTAACCGCGACTATACGCTCATAATGGGGCTTACTTTATTTTATGGAATTATCCTGATGGTTGCGCGTTTCTTGACTGACGTTGCTTATGGCTTTGTCGATCCGCGTATCAAGCTAACAAGAGGAGGCGGAAAAGGATGA
- a CDS encoding peptide ABC transporter substrate-binding protein, whose product MRTRKSALSFIAALLILAIVAVGCTPKEETGNNGATNGATNGATNGGASEAKVFRMNIHSEPSTLDPALMEDNVSGTLATGIYEGLTRKNENGESIPATAESWVKSEDGKTYTFKIRKDAKWSNGDPVTANDYEFSWKRALDPAVGSTYAYQFYYIVGAQDYNEGKTTNTDAVGIKALDAQTLEVKLVSPTPYFLSLTSFYVYNPVHPSVKDNEAWAADAKTIIGNGPFKMSEWQHNTSIKLVPNENYYDKAQVKFAGVDFTMIAESATELANYETGKLDYTGKPTGEIPAEQIPVLKESKKDEIVTKGIASSYYYQFNTEEVPFNNVKVRKALAMAIDRQAIVESVTMAGEVPSFGFVPPGIIGLKEDYRNEVKDDFFTENVDEAKTLLAEGLAELKLAKFPKVTLTFNTSDGHKKIAEAIVEMWRQNLGIEVGIENQEFAVLLKNRTAMNYQIARAGWGADYNDPMTYLDMFVTGGGQNNTGFASPEYDALIKKANASGDQAERIAAMTEAEKILMEYMPIMPIYYYSNVYMLKPGFKNIFLDYKGDIDYTRGFYEAK is encoded by the coding sequence ATGAGAACAAGAAAGTCTGCTTTATCATTTATTGCTGCTTTACTCATTCTTGCTATTGTCGCTGTTGGTTGTACGCCTAAAGAAGAAACAGGCAACAACGGTGCTACGAACGGCGCAACAAACGGCGCTACAAATGGAGGAGCATCCGAAGCGAAAGTTTTCAGAATGAACATTCACTCTGAGCCTTCGACACTTGACCCGGCACTTATGGAAGACAACGTATCAGGTACACTTGCAACTGGTATCTACGAGGGTCTTACTCGTAAAAACGAGAATGGTGAATCCATTCCTGCAACAGCTGAAAGCTGGGTAAAATCAGAAGACGGCAAAACCTACACATTTAAAATCCGCAAAGACGCAAAATGGAGTAACGGCGACCCTGTTACTGCAAATGACTACGAATTCTCTTGGAAGCGCGCGCTTGATCCAGCTGTAGGTTCAACTTACGCGTACCAATTCTACTACATCGTTGGCGCACAAGATTATAACGAAGGCAAAACGACAAACACAGACGCTGTGGGTATCAAAGCTCTTGATGCTCAAACGCTTGAAGTTAAACTCGTTTCACCTACACCATACTTCTTGAGCCTTACATCATTCTATGTTTACAACCCTGTTCATCCTTCTGTGAAGGACAACGAGGCTTGGGCTGCTGATGCTAAAACAATCATCGGTAACGGTCCTTTCAAAATGAGCGAATGGCAGCACAATACTTCCATTAAGCTTGTTCCTAACGAAAACTACTACGATAAAGCACAAGTGAAATTTGCAGGCGTTGACTTCACAATGATCGCTGAATCTGCAACTGAGCTTGCTAACTACGAGACAGGCAAACTTGATTACACGGGTAAACCAACTGGTGAAATCCCAGCTGAGCAAATTCCGGTTCTAAAAGAATCTAAAAAAGACGAGATCGTTACTAAAGGTATCGCAAGCTCGTACTACTACCAATTCAACACAGAAGAAGTTCCTTTCAACAACGTAAAAGTACGTAAAGCACTTGCAATGGCGATTGATCGTCAAGCAATCGTTGAGAGCGTAACAATGGCCGGCGAAGTTCCTTCGTTTGGTTTTGTACCACCAGGCATCATCGGTTTGAAAGAAGATTACCGTAACGAAGTAAAAGATGATTTCTTCACTGAAAATGTTGACGAAGCAAAAACATTGCTTGCTGAAGGTCTAGCTGAGCTTAAGCTTGCTAAGTTCCCTAAAGTAACATTGACGTTCAACACAAGCGACGGCCACAAGAAAATTGCTGAAGCAATCGTTGAAATGTGGCGTCAAAACCTTGGTATCGAAGTTGGTATCGAGAACCAAGAGTTTGCTGTTCTATTGAAAAACCGTACTGCAATGAACTATCAAATCGCTCGCGCAGGTTGGGGAGCTGACTACAACGATCCAATGACTTACTTGGATATGTTCGTAACTGGCGGCGGTCAAAATAATACTGGTTTTGCTTCACCTGAATACGACGCTTTGATCAAAAAAGCGAATGCAAGCGGAGATCAAGCTGAACGTATTGCGGCTATGACTGAGGCAGAAAAAATTCTTATGGAATACATGCCGATCATGCCAATTTACTACTACAGCAACGTTTACATGCTTAAACCTGGATTCAAGAACATCTTCTTGGACTACAAAGGGGACATCGACTACACTAGAGGTTTCTACGAAGCGAAATAG
- a CDS encoding ABC transporter permease, which yields MKDKTFTPDQFAKLNKDEKHTEVVVRESISAWKDAWLRLRSNKIAMFSLIVLLIVTLMAIFGPIISEQDFQTNHLKEKNLNPNATYWFGTDDLGRDLFTRTWMGAGISLQVGIYAALADLVLGVIIGGIMGYFGGRVDEILNRFCEVLYSIPSMLIIILLIVILEPSMFTIVLALSITGWISMAWIVRGQIMQLKNQEYVMAAQALGASTPRILFRHLIPNAMGPIIVTLTLTVPSAIFAEAFLSFLGLGVQSPAASLGTMINDAIKAWTLYPWRMIFPAAVISVTMLCFNIFGDGLRDALDPKMKK from the coding sequence ATGAAGGATAAGACCTTTACGCCGGATCAATTCGCGAAGCTGAACAAAGATGAGAAGCACACGGAAGTAGTTGTTCGTGAGAGCATCTCGGCATGGAAAGATGCTTGGCTGCGTCTGCGTTCCAACAAAATAGCGATGTTCAGCTTAATTGTGCTGCTTATCGTCACCCTTATGGCGATTTTTGGCCCGATCATATCAGAGCAGGATTTTCAAACGAATCACTTGAAGGAAAAGAACCTGAATCCTAACGCTACCTATTGGTTTGGTACAGACGATCTTGGGCGGGATCTCTTCACCCGTACTTGGATGGGGGCAGGGATATCTCTGCAGGTTGGTATATATGCTGCACTCGCAGACTTGGTTCTTGGTGTAATTATCGGTGGAATTATGGGTTACTTCGGCGGTCGTGTCGATGAGATATTGAACCGTTTCTGTGAAGTTCTATACTCCATTCCAAGCATGCTTATTATCATTCTTTTGATTGTCATATTAGAGCCGAGCATGTTCACGATCGTGCTTGCGCTTAGTATAACCGGTTGGATCAGTATGGCTTGGATTGTGCGCGGCCAGATCATGCAGCTCAAAAATCAAGAATACGTTATGGCTGCTCAAGCGCTCGGCGCAAGCACTCCACGTATTCTATTCAGACATCTTATTCCTAACGCAATGGGTCCGATTATCGTAACGTTGACACTTACTGTTCCAAGTGCGATCTTCGCAGAGGCATTCCTCAGCTTCTTGGGACTAGGTGTTCAATCCCCGGCTGCGTCTTTGGGTACGATGATAAATGATGCAATTAAAGCATGGACACTGTATCCGTGGAGAATGATTTTCCCAGCAGCAGTTATAAGCGTTACGATGCTTTGCTTTAATATTTTTGGCGATGGTCTGAGAGATGCGCTTGATCCGAAAATGAAGAAGTAG
- the glyA gene encoding serine hydroxymethyltransferase — protein MENLRKQDPEVLKALGLELTRQRDNIELIASENIVSEAVLEAMGSVLTNKYAEGYPSKRFYGGCEHVDIVEDIARNRAKELFGAEHANVQPHSGAQANMAVYLAALQPGDTVLGMNLAHGGHLTHGSPVNASGLLYNFVAYGVQEDSFTIDYEEVRKLAFKHRPRLIVAGASAYPRTIDFEKLGKIANDVGALFMVDMAHIAGLVAAGLHPSPVPHAHFVTTTTHKTLRGPRGGMILCRQPWAAAIDKAVFPGSQGGPLMHIIAAKAVAFGEALQPEFKQYATQVVKNAKVLSEELVAKGFNIVSGGTDNHLMLLDTRNLNITGKVAEHVLDEVGITVNKNAIPFDPTSPFVTSGIRIGTPAATARGMEENAMKVIAEVIALVLNSPQDQEVLSKARGMVRDLTAQYPLYPGMTY, from the coding sequence ATGGAAAATTTGCGCAAACAAGACCCAGAAGTATTGAAAGCTCTAGGACTAGAACTTACTCGTCAACGTGACAATATCGAGCTTATCGCATCCGAGAACATCGTTAGCGAAGCGGTATTGGAAGCTATGGGAAGCGTTTTGACGAACAAATATGCAGAAGGTTACCCAAGCAAACGTTTCTATGGCGGTTGTGAGCATGTTGACATCGTAGAGGATATTGCCCGCAACCGTGCGAAAGAGCTTTTTGGCGCTGAGCATGCGAACGTGCAACCACACTCCGGCGCACAAGCGAACATGGCTGTTTACCTTGCAGCTTTGCAGCCTGGCGACACTGTGCTTGGTATGAATCTAGCACATGGCGGACATTTGACACACGGCAGCCCTGTTAATGCATCTGGATTGCTTTATAACTTTGTTGCATATGGTGTACAAGAAGATTCCTTCACTATTGATTATGAAGAAGTTCGCAAGCTTGCTTTCAAGCACCGTCCTCGTTTGATCGTTGCGGGCGCAAGTGCGTATCCGCGCACAATCGATTTCGAGAAGCTTGGCAAAATTGCTAATGATGTAGGCGCATTGTTTATGGTTGATATGGCTCACATCGCTGGTTTGGTTGCTGCAGGCCTTCACCCGAGCCCAGTGCCTCATGCGCATTTTGTAACAACTACAACGCACAAAACCCTTCGCGGACCTCGCGGTGGTATGATCCTTTGTCGTCAACCTTGGGCTGCTGCGATTGATAAAGCAGTTTTCCCAGGCTCGCAAGGCGGTCCTTTGATGCATATTATCGCTGCTAAAGCAGTAGCTTTCGGCGAGGCGCTTCAACCTGAATTCAAGCAATACGCAACACAAGTTGTTAAGAACGCTAAAGTTCTTTCGGAAGAGCTTGTTGCAAAAGGCTTTAATATCGTATCTGGCGGAACAGACAATCACTTGATGCTGCTCGACACGCGCAACCTGAACATTACAGGAAAAGTAGCAGAACATGTGCTTGATGAAGTAGGCATTACGGTTAACAAAAATGCCATTCCGTTTGATCCAACAAGCCCGTTTGTAACATCCGGTATTCGTATTGGTACTCCTGCAGCGACAGCTCGCGGCATGGAAGAGAACGCAATGAAGGTTATTGCTGAGGTTATTGCACTTGTGCTTAACAGCCCTCAAGATCAAGAGGTGCTCTCCAAAGCGCGCGGCATGGTTCGTGATCTTACGGCACAATACCCACTTTACCCTGGCATGACTTACTAA
- a CDS encoding low molecular weight protein arginine phosphatase, with protein sequence MKRILFVCTGNTCRSPMAEAMLRRMAALRGITVAVRSAGISTIDGLPVSAHAVETLRQRDIEHKSTSLALTSEAVGWADIILTMTVNHKRGLLQWHPEAVDKIYTLKEYANQDAQVLADIEELEQLYTELHMKQALGQQLTTGERRRLLELERRIPSFDIVDPFGGSLAIYSSSANEIEDALVKLLDKLAKR encoded by the coding sequence GTGAAACGTATTTTATTTGTATGTACAGGCAATACATGCCGCTCACCGATGGCAGAGGCTATGCTTCGCCGAATGGCTGCTCTGAGAGGGATCACCGTAGCCGTTCGCTCCGCAGGCATATCTACTATTGATGGACTGCCCGTGTCAGCTCATGCGGTGGAGACGCTTAGGCAACGGGACATCGAGCATAAGAGCACGTCGCTGGCGCTGACGAGCGAGGCGGTTGGTTGGGCTGATATTATTTTGACAATGACGGTAAATCATAAGCGTGGTTTGCTGCAATGGCATCCCGAAGCGGTCGACAAAATCTATACGTTAAAGGAATATGCAAATCAAGACGCGCAAGTGCTCGCGGATATTGAGGAGCTGGAGCAGCTCTATACAGAGCTTCATATGAAGCAGGCGCTTGGCCAACAGCTGACGACTGGCGAGAGAAGACGATTGCTTGAGCTGGAGCGTCGCATACCAAGCTTTGACATCGTTGATCCTTTCGGAGGCTCGCTTGCTATATACAGCAGCAGTGCTAACGAAATAGAGGACGCGCTCGTCAAGCTGCTGGACAAGCTTGCCAAAAGATAA
- a CDS encoding manganese efflux pump codes for MIEAQLQAGQFLTLLIIAVALSLDAFSLGLGIGLKGIRLRDVLKLGIVIALFHMIMPLAGIFTGQYVGSLLGDVATTAAGILLVLLGGHMIYSSLRGEAVQSFDHKSLWGLLVLSLSVSIDSFSVGITLGMFAANMLMTVLLIGLLGGLMSICGLMLGRKVSGQLGEYGEAIGGGILFVFGILFIF; via the coding sequence GTGATTGAAGCACAATTACAAGCTGGACAGTTTTTGACGCTGCTTATTATTGCGGTGGCACTCAGTCTAGACGCATTTTCTCTGGGACTCGGAATAGGGCTCAAAGGCATAAGGCTGCGAGATGTTTTGAAGCTTGGCATTGTAATTGCATTGTTTCATATGATCATGCCGCTGGCAGGTATTTTCACAGGTCAATACGTCGGCTCCTTGCTTGGGGATGTAGCCACGACTGCGGCAGGCATTTTGCTAGTGCTGCTCGGCGGACATATGATTTATAGCTCGCTGCGCGGCGAGGCGGTTCAATCTTTTGACCATAAATCTTTATGGGGCTTGCTCGTTCTGTCGCTTAGCGTCAGTATCGACTCGTTCTCGGTAGGCATTACACTTGGGATGTTCGCTGCAAACATGTTGATGACGGTTTTACTTATCGGTCTGCTCGGCGGGCTGATGTCGATATGCGGTTTAATGCTGGGGCGTAAAGTCAGCGGTCAGCTTGGCGAATATGGAGAGGCCATAGGCGGAGGAATTTTGTTCGTGTTCGGCATCTTGTTTATCTTTTAG